The following are encoded together in the Flavihumibacter fluvii genome:
- the nagB gene encoding glucosamine-6-phosphate deaminase, whose product MSMVDSFEKIPVKIFPSLKDGSTFIAREIAAIIRQKQSEGKPCILGLATGSSPKTVYAELVRLHKEEGLSFKNVISFNLDEYYPIDKDALQSYNRYMKEQLFNHVDIDMANVHIPNGEWPKEAIKKYCHDYEALIESVGGIDVQILGIGNNGHIGFNEPGSSRFSRTRLITLDNSTRIANSFEFANISQVPRLAVTMGIDTIMKARKIYLMAWGQMKAPVIQKAVEEHVTEQIPASLLQQHNDAIYVLDETAASELTRFRSPWLTGDIDWTPKMIKKAVVSMALKLGKPVLALTNSDYNDSGLGDLLVEQGDAYEINLQVFYMLRDSITGWPGGKPNAFIPTHPERSIPYPKRSLIFSPHPDDDIISMGGTFMRLHDQGHEVHVAYQTSGNIAVTDEFVTRFIDFAVGFEEISGIDSSKSRDILAEAQKFLSSKKTSESDTAQIRAIKGLIRRGEAKATCRYVGINDKNVHFQNLPFYETGRVEKKPMGEEDVLLTIELLKEVKPHQIFCAGDLADPHGTHKVCLDVVFESLRRLKAAGEEWIKDCWVWLYKGAWQEWNIEEIEMAIPMSPDQVMKKRFGIFIHQSQKDMVPFQGSDSREFWQRAEDRNGNTAKLYAQLGLTQYAAMEAFVRWHY is encoded by the coding sequence ATGAGCATGGTTGATTCATTTGAAAAAATCCCCGTCAAAATTTTCCCGAGCCTGAAAGATGGTTCAACCTTTATTGCCAGGGAAATTGCCGCAATAATACGCCAGAAGCAGTCAGAAGGCAAACCCTGTATTTTAGGCTTAGCGACAGGATCTTCGCCTAAAACAGTTTATGCGGAATTAGTGCGGCTGCACAAGGAAGAAGGACTCAGTTTTAAAAATGTGATCAGTTTTAACCTCGATGAATACTACCCGATCGATAAAGATGCCCTGCAGAGCTATAACCGCTATATGAAAGAACAGTTGTTCAATCATGTGGATATCGATATGGCTAATGTACACATCCCGAATGGCGAATGGCCCAAGGAAGCCATCAAAAAATACTGCCACGATTATGAGGCATTGATCGAGTCAGTAGGCGGTATTGATGTGCAGATCCTGGGAATTGGAAACAATGGCCATATCGGCTTTAACGAACCAGGATCAAGCCGTTTTTCCCGGACCAGGCTGATCACCCTCGATAATTCAACCAGGATCGCCAATTCCTTTGAGTTTGCAAATATTTCGCAGGTACCCCGACTTGCAGTAACCATGGGAATTGACACCATCATGAAGGCCCGGAAAATCTACCTGATGGCCTGGGGACAAATGAAAGCTCCGGTCATCCAGAAAGCTGTTGAAGAGCATGTGACCGAGCAAATTCCAGCCTCATTATTACAACAGCATAACGATGCCATTTATGTGCTGGATGAAACTGCCGCCAGTGAATTGACCCGTTTCCGTTCACCCTGGTTGACCGGCGACATTGACTGGACACCCAAAATGATTAAAAAGGCAGTGGTGAGCATGGCCTTAAAGCTGGGCAAACCTGTATTGGCTCTCACAAATAGTGATTATAATGACAGCGGCCTGGGTGATCTGCTGGTTGAACAAGGTGATGCTTATGAAATCAACCTGCAGGTATTTTACATGCTGCGGGATAGCATCACCGGGTGGCCAGGTGGAAAACCAAATGCCTTTATTCCGACCCACCCTGAAAGGTCAATACCCTATCCAAAAAGAAGCCTCATCTTCTCCCCTCACCCTGATGATGATATCATTAGTATGGGTGGCACTTTTATGCGTTTGCACGACCAGGGGCATGAAGTCCATGTAGCCTACCAGACCAGTGGAAATATTGCGGTAACCGACGAATTCGTGACCCGTTTTATTGATTTCGCTGTAGGTTTTGAAGAAATATCCGGAATTGATTCCAGCAAATCGCGCGATATCCTTGCGGAAGCGCAGAAATTCCTGTCCAGCAAAAAAACCAGTGAAAGTGATACAGCTCAGATCCGGGCCATTAAAGGGCTGATTCGCCGCGGCGAAGCCAAAGCTACCTGCCGGTATGTGGGCATAAATGACAAAAATGTACATTTCCAAAACCTGCCTTTTTACGAAACCGGCAGGGTTGAGAAAAAACCAATGGGCGAGGAAGATGTTCTCTTGACCATCGAATTATTAAAGGAAGTTAAACCCCACCAGATATTCTGTGCCGGTGACCTGGCAGACCCGCATGGTACCCATAAAGTTTGCCTTGATGTAGTCTTTGAATCATTGCGCCGGTTAAAAGCAGCAGGGGAAGAATGGATCAAGGATTGCTGGGTCTGGCTGTATAAAGGCGCCTGGCAGGAATGGAATATCGAGGAAATCGAAATGGCCATTCCAATGAGTCCCGACCAGGTAATGAAAAAGCGTTTCGGGATCTTCATCCACCAGTCCCAGAAAGATATGGTGCCTTTCCAAGGCTCCGATTCGCGCGAATTCTGGCAAAGGGCTGAAGACCGCAACGGAAACACGGCAAAATTATATGCCCAATTGGGACTGACACAATACGCTGCTATGGAAGCCTTTGTGCGCTGGCATTATTAA
- a CDS encoding beta-N-acetylhexosaminidase yields the protein MRKTVVSLFAGGVLSATTLAQPISIIPEPVQMIMPRIAAQYPITPFSAISVKGKGLESSVVFLNDYLMKMYGYQLAVNPKKTPTDINLQVQPIANAVAGTYTLQVNNKGVNIIGQDETGVFYGIQTLLQLLPAAEINRSLPLSYINIKDYPRFGYRGLMLDVGRHFMDVTFVKKFIDFIALHKMNYFHWHLTDDQGWRIEIKKYPRLTSVGAWRNGTIIGNYPGKGNDHTRSGGFYTQDEIRDIVKYAESRYVTIIPEIEMPGHASAAIAAYPELSCFPDEPTKQFYFNPKSEWSGDTTGKQVQQSWGVYNDVFAPTENTFTFLQDVLDEVIALFPSKYIHVGGDECPKTNWKKSAFCQELIKSKGLKDEHGLQSYFIQRMEKYINQKGRIMIGWDEILEGGLAPNAIVMSWRGEAGGIEAANSNHQVIMTPNSYVYFDYAQTKKEDSVVIGGFLPLDKVYNYEPIPKELPSGKEKFILGAQANVWTEYMGNPSKVEYMIFPRLSALSEVLWSQKGKRDWKAFQQKIPVILSRYQQWGINYSNAYLEY from the coding sequence TTTTCTGCGATCAGTGTGAAAGGCAAAGGCCTTGAAAGTTCAGTGGTATTCCTGAATGACTACCTGATGAAAATGTATGGTTACCAGCTGGCCGTTAATCCCAAAAAAACACCCACTGATATCAACCTTCAGGTTCAACCCATAGCAAATGCAGTGGCGGGAACCTACACGCTGCAGGTTAATAATAAAGGAGTAAATATTATTGGGCAGGATGAAACAGGTGTTTTTTATGGGATACAGACCCTTTTGCAATTGCTTCCCGCCGCAGAAATCAACCGATCCCTGCCACTATCTTACATAAACATCAAAGATTATCCCCGTTTTGGGTACCGTGGCCTGATGCTGGATGTTGGCAGGCATTTTATGGATGTGACCTTCGTGAAAAAATTTATCGACTTTATTGCACTGCATAAGATGAATTACTTCCATTGGCACCTGACCGATGACCAGGGCTGGCGTATAGAAATAAAAAAATATCCCAGGCTGACATCCGTAGGCGCATGGAGAAATGGAACCATAATTGGTAACTATCCCGGGAAAGGAAATGATCATACCCGGAGTGGCGGATTTTATACCCAGGATGAGATCCGGGATATCGTTAAATATGCTGAAAGCCGCTACGTGACGATCATCCCTGAGATCGAAATGCCTGGACATGCTTCAGCAGCGATAGCCGCTTACCCTGAATTGAGCTGTTTCCCTGATGAACCCACCAAACAATTTTATTTTAATCCAAAAAGTGAATGGTCCGGGGACACTACCGGTAAACAGGTACAACAAAGTTGGGGCGTGTACAATGATGTATTTGCACCCACTGAAAATACATTTACCTTCCTGCAGGATGTACTGGATGAAGTGATCGCCTTATTCCCTTCCAAATACATTCATGTAGGTGGCGACGAATGCCCGAAAACCAATTGGAAGAAATCTGCTTTTTGCCAGGAGTTGATAAAATCAAAGGGGTTGAAAGATGAGCATGGTTTACAAAGCTATTTCATCCAGCGTATGGAAAAATATATTAACCAAAAAGGAAGGATTATGATTGGTTGGGATGAGATTTTGGAAGGTGGCCTTGCACCCAATGCAATTGTAATGAGCTGGCGCGGAGAAGCAGGCGGCATTGAAGCAGCCAATTCCAACCACCAGGTGATTATGACACCCAATAGTTATGTTTATTTTGACTATGCCCAAACAAAAAAAGAAGACTCCGTGGTCATAGGCGGCTTCCTTCCACTGGATAAAGTATATAATTACGAGCCCATCCCTAAAGAATTACCTTCCGGCAAAGAAAAGTTTATATTAGGGGCGCAGGCAAATGTTTGGACTGAGTATATGGGTAATCCTTCCAAAGTGGAATACATGATCTTCCCCCGGCTCAGTGCATTAAGTGAGGTTTTATGGAGCCAGAAGGGAAAACGCGACTGGAAAGCATTCCAGCAAAAAATCCCGGTAATTTTATCGCGTTACCAGCAATGGGGCATCAATTACAGTAATGCATACTTAGAATACTAG
- a CDS encoding dipeptide epimerase encodes MNNLERSLNRGRFFVVTIITYITLNLPDIANGQKNTRIKEMNITRISAYPMNMALTKPYTIAFETTTAVENVFLEIELGNGIIGIGAASPSKHVIGESIEDTLSNLQSEALQQFTGRDIREFRQLIFETASMFPKHSATRTAIDIALHDAFGQFLGVPVVDFYGRKHHSLPTSVTIGIMNVEDTIAEATAFKAAGFTILKIKTGLNLEEDMERCIKLREKFGQYFTIRVDANQGYNSRETIEFARKTSMLGLELIEQPMPVGHEAEMQQLPGDIRKIIACDESLKDPISALALVNPPATCGIFNIKLMKCGGLLGAFEIATIAAAAKIDLFWGCFDESIASITAALHAAFACQNTRYIDLDGSLDLAEDLVSGGFILNKGNMSIGNAAGFGYKKI; translated from the coding sequence TTGAATAACCTGGAGCGGTCCCTGAATAGGGGCCGCTTTTTTGTAGTAACCATCATTACTTATATCACCTTAAATTTACCGGATATTGCAAATGGCCAAAAAAATACCCGGATAAAGGAAATGAATATCACCAGAATCAGTGCCTATCCCATGAATATGGCGCTCACCAAGCCGTACACTATTGCTTTTGAAACAACCACAGCTGTTGAGAATGTATTCCTTGAAATTGAATTGGGTAATGGAATCATTGGAATTGGGGCAGCAAGCCCATCAAAGCATGTTATTGGAGAATCTATCGAAGACACATTATCTAACCTGCAATCAGAGGCCCTGCAGCAGTTTACAGGACGTGATATCCGGGAATTCAGGCAGCTGATATTTGAAACTGCTTCCATGTTTCCAAAACATTCAGCCACCCGAACTGCAATTGATATCGCCCTGCACGATGCATTCGGACAATTCCTCGGAGTACCCGTGGTTGATTTTTATGGCAGGAAACACCATTCCCTGCCGACTTCTGTGACCATTGGCATCATGAATGTGGAAGACACAATTGCTGAAGCAACCGCTTTCAAGGCGGCTGGATTTACTATCTTAAAAATCAAGACCGGGTTGAACCTGGAAGAAGATATGGAAAGATGCATTAAGCTCCGAGAGAAGTTTGGGCAATACTTTACCATTCGTGTAGATGCAAACCAAGGCTACAATTCCAGGGAAACGATTGAATTCGCCCGCAAAACAAGTATGCTCGGACTGGAATTAATCGAACAGCCAATGCCTGTTGGCCATGAAGCAGAGATGCAGCAATTACCGGGTGATATCCGGAAAATTATTGCATGTGACGAATCATTAAAAGACCCCATATCCGCCCTGGCCCTGGTAAACCCACCTGCCACCTGCGGTATTTTTAATATCAAACTCATGAAATGCGGTGGATTATTAGGTGCTTTTGAAATTGCCACCATTGCTGCTGCAGCTAAAATTGATCTTTTCTGGGGTTGTTTCGACGAAAGTATCGCCAGCATTACAGCGGCTTTGCATGCGGCTTTTGCCTGCCAAAATACCCGCTACATTGACCTCGATGGAAGCCTGGACCTGGCCGAAGACCTTGTAAGTGGTGGATTTATACTTAATAAAGGAAATATGTCAATTGGTAATGCTGCAGGATTTGGGTACAAAAAAATATAA
- a CDS encoding OmpA/MotB family protein, translating into MRAATSTIDSLRTEVSTLNTKVAENDKEITQLKAENVQYSKEAADCRAAKEAAAAASESMKKEMETKEAAIDELILKAQASKQKLVDAGAEVNFEDGLVYISMPEKFKFKNGSSNLSAKGKEGLKAIAEVLNEYPDAKAIIVGNTDANGIKGADNWSLSTERANAVVRILTDKHKIDPARLTAAGRGKYHPLGDNKTKAGREQNRRFEVILEPDMSKLWDILEN; encoded by the coding sequence ATGAGAGCTGCAACTTCAACAATTGATTCACTTCGCACTGAAGTGAGTACATTAAACACAAAAGTTGCTGAGAATGATAAAGAGATCACCCAATTGAAAGCAGAGAATGTCCAATATAGTAAGGAAGCAGCTGATTGCCGTGCGGCGAAAGAAGCAGCTGCTGCTGCCAGTGAATCCATGAAAAAGGAAATGGAAACAAAGGAAGCCGCTATTGACGAGCTCATCCTAAAAGCGCAGGCGTCCAAACAGAAACTGGTGGATGCTGGTGCAGAAGTAAATTTTGAAGATGGTCTTGTATATATTTCCATGCCGGAAAAATTCAAGTTTAAAAACGGAAGTTCGAATTTGAGTGCAAAAGGAAAAGAAGGTTTGAAAGCTATCGCAGAAGTTTTGAATGAATACCCGGATGCAAAAGCAATTATTGTTGGTAATACAGATGCGAATGGCATCAAAGGTGCAGACAACTGGTCATTAAGCACTGAAAGGGCCAATGCTGTTGTAAGGATTTTAACGGATAAACATAAAATTGATCCGGCCCGCTTAACAGCTGCCGGCAGGGGTAAATACCATCCACTGGGTGATAATAAAACCAAAGCCGGAAGGGAACAGAACAGGCGTTTCGAAGTTATCCTGGAACCCGATATGTCAAAGCTTTGGGATATACTGGAAAACTAA
- a CDS encoding D-TA family PLP-dependent enzyme, which produces MNWYEVKNANEIDSPALLIYPDRVQHNINAMIDIVGGDTNRLIPHVKTHKMAEILAMQLAAGISRFKCATIAELEMCLQSGAKWVLMSYQLTGPKIDRFIQLAKRYPDANISSLTDNLPSAQILATAFKNAGLTANVYLDVNNGMNRTGHPLNDQIFSTYQQISTVDHLKLVGLHVYDGHIRNPEFEERRKNSDAAIFPIYDLIRQIEVAGLPKPEVITGGSPSFTSAALRADFYCSPGTTLLWDSGYSQLVPEMHLECAAVLMTRVISKPAEGLVTTDLGHKSVSAENAINKRISFLNLSDYEPVSQSEEHLVLRVKDWSTIEVGDIFYGIPYHVCPSVALYDVAQIIRQNIKVAEWNVVARKRKITV; this is translated from the coding sequence ATGAACTGGTACGAAGTAAAAAATGCGAATGAGATTGATAGTCCGGCATTACTGATCTACCCGGACCGTGTGCAACATAATATCAATGCTATGATTGATATTGTTGGTGGCGATACCAACCGCTTAATCCCCCATGTTAAAACCCACAAAATGGCTGAGATCCTGGCCATGCAATTAGCTGCCGGCATCAGTCGTTTTAAATGCGCTACTATTGCTGAACTCGAAATGTGTTTGCAGTCCGGTGCAAAATGGGTACTGATGTCTTACCAGTTGACCGGACCAAAAATTGACCGCTTTATCCAATTGGCGAAACGCTATCCTGATGCAAATATTTCCTCGCTAACAGATAACTTACCCTCTGCGCAAATCCTTGCCACGGCGTTTAAGAATGCAGGTTTAACAGCAAATGTTTACCTGGATGTCAACAATGGCATGAACCGGACAGGGCATCCGCTGAATGACCAGATCTTCAGCACTTACCAACAAATCAGCACCGTTGATCATCTTAAACTGGTGGGCCTCCATGTATATGACGGGCATATCAGGAATCCTGAATTTGAAGAACGCAGAAAAAATAGCGATGCAGCAATTTTCCCCATTTATGATTTGATCCGGCAAATAGAAGTAGCTGGGTTGCCAAAACCAGAAGTCATTACCGGCGGTTCGCCTTCCTTTACCAGTGCGGCTTTGCGGGCCGATTTTTATTGTAGTCCGGGTACTACACTCCTGTGGGACAGCGGGTATTCACAACTAGTACCTGAAATGCACCTGGAATGTGCTGCTGTTTTAATGACACGTGTTATTTCAAAGCCTGCAGAAGGATTGGTAACCACTGACCTTGGGCATAAATCTGTATCCGCTGAAAATGCTATAAATAAAAGAATCAGTTTCCTTAACCTTTCAGATTATGAACCGGTTAGTCAAAGCGAAGAACACTTGGTTTTGCGGGTGAAGGATTGGTCAACCATCGAAGTAGGCGATATTTTTTACGGCATACCTTACCATGTTTGTCCATCTGTTGCCTTGTATGATGTTGCTCAAATCATCCGGCAAAATATAAAAGTAGCCGAATGGAATGTGGTGGCCCGAAAAAGAAAAATAACTGTGTAG